One segment of Trichlorobacter ammonificans DNA contains the following:
- the gltX gene encoding glutamate--tRNA ligase: protein MSDLRVRFAPSPTGYLHVGGARTALFNWLYARHFGGTFILRIEDTDTERSTKESVDAILQGMEWLGLDWDEGPFYQTDNFPLYKQHVRTLLDQGKAYRCWCRPEELEAKREAAMAEGRKPKYDGTCRHRQDQPLDQPHVIRFRAPEEGETAFNDLIKGRIVFPNAELDDLIISRTDGTPTYNFCVVIDDALMRISHVIRGDDHVNNTPRQIQLYEALGYPVPLFAHVPMILGSDKARLSKRHGATSVIAYRDMGYLPEALNNYLVRLGWSHGDDEIFSRDEMVEKFDIANVGRSASVFNPEKLNWLNAHYIKQSAPDRLAELLRPHLASRGVTDTTTPGLAGVVATLQERSQTLEEMAERALFYYRAPESYDEAALAKFEAAHLTAVFAAVAAKLSAATVGSAAEIDGLFKDICTENNWKMPQVGQPVRVALSGGTQAPGIGEIVTALGMPESVARIQRAGAWLKER from the coding sequence ATGTCCGACCTGCGCGTCCGTTTCGCCCCCTCCCCCACCGGCTACCTGCACGTGGGTGGTGCCCGCACCGCCCTGTTCAACTGGCTGTACGCCCGTCACTTCGGCGGTACCTTCATCCTGCGGATCGAGGATACCGATACCGAGCGCTCCACCAAGGAGTCGGTGGACGCCATCCTGCAGGGGATGGAGTGGCTGGGGCTTGACTGGGATGAAGGGCCGTTCTACCAGACCGATAACTTTCCGCTCTACAAGCAGCATGTGCGGACACTGCTGGACCAGGGCAAAGCCTACCGCTGCTGGTGCAGGCCGGAGGAGCTGGAAGCCAAGCGGGAGGCGGCCATGGCCGAGGGGCGCAAGCCCAAGTACGACGGTACCTGCCGCCACCGGCAGGACCAGCCGCTTGACCAGCCCCATGTCATCCGCTTCAGGGCTCCTGAAGAGGGGGAGACCGCTTTCAATGACCTGATCAAGGGGCGGATCGTCTTTCCCAACGCCGAACTGGACGACCTGATCATCAGCCGCACCGACGGTACCCCCACCTACAACTTCTGCGTGGTGATCGACGACGCCCTGATGCGGATCTCCCACGTGATCCGCGGCGACGACCATGTCAACAACACCCCGCGCCAGATCCAGCTCTACGAGGCCCTGGGCTATCCGGTGCCGCTCTTTGCCCACGTGCCGATGATCCTGGGCAGCGACAAGGCGCGGCTTTCCAAACGGCACGGCGCCACCAGCGTTATCGCCTACCGCGACATGGGCTACCTGCCGGAGGCCCTGAACAATTACCTGGTGCGGCTGGGCTGGAGCCACGGCGATGATGAGATATTCTCCCGCGACGAGATGGTGGAAAAATTCGACATCGCCAACGTGGGGCGCTCGGCGTCAGTCTTCAACCCGGAGAAGCTGAACTGGCTGAACGCCCACTACATCAAGCAGTCCGCGCCGGACCGGCTGGCGGAGCTGCTGAGACCCCACCTGGCCTCCCGCGGGGTGACCGACACCACGACTCCCGGTCTGGCCGGGGTGGTGGCCACCCTGCAGGAGCGGTCCCAGACCCTGGAAGAGATGGCGGAGCGGGCCCTGTTTTACTACCGGGCTCCTGAGTCCTACGACGAGGCGGCCCTGGCCAAGTTCGAGGCGGCCCACCTGACGGCGGTATTTGCGGCGGTGGCGGCCAAGCTGTCAGCGGCAACCGTCGGCAGTGCGGCGGAGATCGACGGGCTGTTCAAGGATATTTGCACGGAAAATAACTGGAAGATGCCCCAGGTAGGGCAGCCGGTGCGGGTGGCCCTCTCCGGCGGCACCCAGGCGCCGGGCATCGGCGAGATCGTCACGGCGCTGGGGATGCCGGAAAGCGTGGCCCGTATCCAGCGGGCAGGTGCGTGGCTGAAGGAGCGCTGA
- a CDS encoding sensor domain-containing diguanylate cyclase, with protein sequence MKTLAQEHYDISLLYVEDERVTREQVSRILQRFVTELHVAENGQEGLQLYREKRPDIILTDIMMPVMDGLAMCRQIRNIDRDSQLIMLTAHSDTEYLLECISLGVNQYVQKPVDFVQLASAIETCSSYILLKRKILRQEARIQMLSQAVEQAPAPVIITSLSGSIEYVNAMFTRLTGYGPDEVLGRNPRLLKSGITPVETYEELWRTITGGDEWKGELANKHKNGSIYWETVKISPLRGTDGVITGFLKVSQDITDRKLYEEKLHYLGTHDPLTGLYNRAYFDAELQRLGAGRDFPVSVVIADIDGLKEVNDHQGHDAGDRMIKGAATVLLSAFRASDAVARIGGDEFAVLLPRTDHEAVTAVIQRLRNGESDPNLGIFARHLSLGAATAKESTELHNVIKSADRLMYADKTKRRRFRKGVPLIPEQ encoded by the coding sequence ATGAAGACACTCGCGCAGGAACATTACGATATATCTCTACTCTATGTGGAGGACGAGCGGGTGACCCGGGAGCAGGTCTCCCGCATCCTGCAGCGGTTTGTCACGGAACTGCATGTGGCCGAGAACGGTCAGGAGGGATTGCAGCTCTACCGTGAGAAACGGCCCGACATCATTCTGACCGACATCATGATGCCGGTCATGGACGGCCTGGCAATGTGCCGTCAGATCAGGAACATTGACCGGGACAGCCAGTTGATCATGCTGACTGCCCACAGCGACACCGAATACCTGTTGGAGTGCATTTCGCTGGGAGTCAATCAGTACGTCCAGAAACCGGTCGATTTCGTTCAGCTCGCCTCCGCCATCGAAACCTGCAGCAGCTACATCCTGCTCAAGCGCAAGATCCTCCGCCAGGAGGCGCGGATTCAGATGCTCTCCCAGGCGGTGGAGCAGGCGCCGGCACCGGTCATCATTACCTCGCTTTCCGGCTCCATTGAATACGTCAACGCCATGTTCACCCGACTCACCGGCTATGGGCCTGACGAGGTGCTGGGGCGCAACCCCCGCCTGCTCAAGTCCGGCATCACGCCTGTCGAAACCTACGAGGAGTTGTGGCGCACGATCACCGGGGGCGACGAATGGAAGGGAGAGCTGGCCAACAAGCACAAGAACGGTTCCATCTACTGGGAGACGGTCAAGATATCGCCCCTGCGCGGTACTGACGGTGTCATCACCGGCTTCCTGAAAGTCTCCCAGGATATCACCGACCGGAAACTCTACGAAGAAAAGCTCCACTACCTGGGCACCCACGATCCCCTCACCGGCCTGTACAATCGCGCCTACTTCGACGCCGAACTGCAGCGGCTGGGCGCCGGCCGTGACTTCCCGGTCAGCGTGGTCATCGCCGATATCGACGGCCTGAAGGAGGTCAACGACCACCAGGGGCATGATGCCGGGGACCGGATGATCAAGGGAGCGGCAACCGTGCTGCTCTCGGCCTTCCGGGCCAGCGACGCCGTGGCCCGCATCGGTGGGGACGAATTCGCCGTGCTGCTGCCCCGCACCGACCACGAGGCGGTCACTGCCGTCATCCAGCGGCTCAGGAACGGGGAGTCGGATCCCAATCTGGGCATCTTCGCCCGCCACCTCTCCCTGGGGGCCGCCACCGCCAAGGAATCAACGGAACTGCACAACGTCATCAAGAGCGCCGACCGCCTGATGTACGCCGACAAGACCAAGCGTCGGCGCTTTCGCAAGGGAGTTCCGCTCATCCCGGAGCAGTAA
- a CDS encoding DUF362 domain-containing protein — protein MEKVVVSRCASYEQDAVDRALERLLHPLGGIGRFVRPGQRVLLKPNMLAARRPEEAVTTHPALVAGVVRAVVSAGGMALVGDSPGIGSLARVGEKSGIRAAVEESGGRMVNFGETDSVGGGPTFRSLELARAYCEADLVINLPKLKTHEMMTLTCGVKNLFGAVVGTAKAGLHLTAGRSKELFAGLLLEIAHARPVALTIVDAILAMEGNGPNSGTPRQLGLLLAGENPIAVDTVAARIAGIPADLLPVEQEARRRGLAGTEAERIDLCGDPVPLPVQPPFRLPEGLDVQFGLPAFLKPLLRNQLSPLPAADPARCVLCGICRDACPPGAITIRNNALKVNSGRCIRCWCCRELCPHHALTVRKGLVLRLLGR, from the coding sequence ATGGAAAAAGTTGTCGTCAGTCGGTGTGCGAGTTACGAGCAGGACGCGGTTGACCGGGCCCTGGAACGGCTGCTGCACCCCCTGGGAGGCATAGGCCGGTTTGTCCGGCCGGGGCAGCGGGTGCTGCTCAAACCGAACATGCTGGCGGCCCGCAGGCCCGAGGAAGCGGTGACCACCCATCCGGCCCTGGTGGCGGGGGTGGTGCGTGCCGTGGTCAGCGCCGGAGGGATGGCGCTGGTGGGGGACAGTCCCGGTATCGGCTCCCTGGCACGGGTGGGCGAAAAAAGCGGTATACGCGCTGCAGTGGAGGAGTCCGGCGGTCGGATGGTGAACTTCGGCGAGACGGACAGCGTGGGAGGCGGGCCGACGTTCCGGAGCCTTGAGCTGGCCCGGGCCTACTGCGAGGCCGATCTGGTCATCAACCTGCCCAAGCTGAAGACCCATGAAATGATGACGCTGACCTGCGGGGTAAAAAATCTGTTCGGCGCCGTTGTCGGAACGGCAAAGGCGGGACTGCACCTCACCGCCGGCCGTTCCAAGGAGCTGTTTGCCGGCCTATTGCTGGAAATCGCCCACGCCCGTCCGGTGGCCCTGACCATCGTGGATGCGATTCTGGCCATGGAGGGGAACGGCCCCAACAGTGGGACGCCGCGTCAGCTGGGACTGCTGCTGGCTGGCGAGAATCCGATTGCGGTGGACACTGTTGCTGCCCGCATTGCCGGTATCCCCGCCGACCTGTTGCCGGTGGAGCAGGAGGCGCGTCGCCGGGGGCTGGCCGGCACGGAAGCGGAGCGGATCGACCTGTGCGGTGATCCTGTTCCCCTGCCGGTGCAGCCACCCTTCCGGCTGCCGGAAGGGCTGGATGTACAGTTCGGACTACCGGCCTTCCTCAAACCGCTACTGCGCAACCAGCTTTCCCCGCTGCCCGCCGCTGATCCTGCCCGGTGCGTCCTCTGCGGCATCTGTCGCGACGCCTGCCCGCCCGGAGCCATCACCATACGCAACAACGCCCTGAAGGTGAATTCAGGGCGTTGTATCCGGTGCTGGTGTTGTCGGGAGCTCTGCCCCCATCACGCACTGACCGTGCGGAAGGGGCTGGTGCTGCGCCTGCTGGGGCGATAA
- a CDS encoding TraR/DksA family transcriptional regulator, whose translation MATKKSVPSQETPTTAKSPAAAKSAQPARTKAPKAAAAPSSPVKEPAAKKSVPAKQAVPAALSVAPAPVKPVPKAPKAAAAPATKPAAAPSAEPQDKWSEIRALLLKMKQEALQEIARSIKSGSESSAADETSGDIYDQASSERDRELELLLNDREREKLHNIDEALLRMAEGDYGLCEECDEDIPVGRLKVLPFTRHCVKCKSDLERIQAQTRWVDDTRAYREIPNGDEDE comes from the coding sequence ATGGCAACCAAAAAGAGCGTACCTTCCCAAGAGACGCCCACCACCGCGAAAAGTCCCGCCGCAGCCAAGAGTGCGCAACCGGCCCGTACCAAGGCACCCAAGGCAGCGGCAGCACCTTCCTCCCCCGTCAAGGAACCGGCGGCAAAGAAAAGCGTGCCGGCAAAGCAGGCCGTCCCGGCTGCATTGTCCGTAGCGCCCGCTCCCGTCAAACCGGTCCCGAAGGCTCCCAAAGCCGCCGCGGCTCCGGCGACGAAGCCGGCCGCAGCCCCGTCGGCCGAGCCGCAGGACAAATGGTCGGAAATCCGGGCTCTTCTGCTGAAAATGAAGCAGGAGGCCCTGCAGGAGATCGCCCGCTCCATCAAGTCCGGCTCCGAGTCCTCCGCTGCCGACGAAACCAGCGGTGACATCTACGACCAGGCATCCTCGGAGCGGGACCGGGAACTGGAACTGCTGCTGAACGACCGCGAGCGGGAAAAACTGCACAATATCGATGAAGCGCTGTTGCGCATGGCCGAAGGGGACTATGGCCTCTGCGAGGAGTGTGACGAGGATATCCCGGTGGGACGGCTGAAGGTCCTGCCCTTTACGCGTCACTGCGTCAAGTGCAAATCCGACCTGGAGCGGATTCAGGCCCAGACCCGCTGGGTTGACGATACACGGGCCTACCGCGAAATCCCCAACGGTGACGAGGACGAATAG
- a CDS encoding PAS domain S-box protein, with protein sequence MPTLDSATLVTVSMVIEVLLVLVLLHARLTRITYPGFDHWIAGTACWALGSTLSLVLRPVVPMFVAVIIGNILIMLHPLLLYEGISRFYQRPRRWWGMPLNLAILLAGSGIQLYFLVADDRILLRGANVSAIIGLLFLRTALEPLAIREARRHFMQWLLSVSLLPLVGLLLYRAFLLLNGTSMGTGMALIYQDSLLRLTLFYSISAEIILAYTYLSLTGDRVERELRDSEERFRSLAENSADIIWQLDVSLRYSYINEADVRLRGFSRDEVIGRPVTDFLTPKGTEQVLAANIERLRQEQMGQKTGPRRYEAQQVLKDGSYVWTEIHAVPLRDKQGRISGYVGITRDISARKSNERRQAELLSQEQQAREEQERFLSMLSHEYRTPLAILQSNIEILRMKLKSMPGHLEVNLGKMQRAVNRLLEVLERGRKKDGSESRIREMVPAELPIAPFLLEIRDEAVNYWGGGTLLFTGAVDEQLTIHADCQLLRTALLNLLENGVKYSATGSVITFESRYDDTYLEFRVHNRSKRALSVEPEELFRKYARGPNSTELVGTGVGLWLARQIIELHGGMIAFSVSNFHDVTVTVQLPRYRKHEKNEVHYAGDNTTNRPG encoded by the coding sequence ATGCCGACACTTGACAGCGCTACGCTGGTCACGGTTTCCATGGTTATCGAGGTGCTGCTGGTCCTGGTCCTGCTGCATGCCCGGCTGACCCGCATCACCTATCCGGGGTTTGACCACTGGATCGCCGGAACCGCCTGCTGGGCCCTGGGGTCGACGCTGAGCCTGGTGCTGCGTCCCGTTGTCCCCATGTTTGTCGCGGTGATCATCGGCAACATCCTGATCATGCTGCATCCGTTGCTGCTGTACGAGGGGATCAGCCGATTCTACCAACGACCGCGCCGCTGGTGGGGAATGCCGCTGAATCTCGCGATACTGCTGGCAGGAAGCGGCATCCAGCTCTACTTTCTGGTTGCCGACGACAGGATTCTGCTGCGGGGCGCCAATGTGTCCGCCATCATCGGCCTGCTCTTTCTCCGTACGGCACTGGAACCGCTGGCCATCCGGGAAGCCCGCCGTCACTTCATGCAGTGGCTGCTTTCCGTCTCGCTGTTGCCGCTGGTGGGACTGTTGCTCTACAGGGCGTTCCTGCTCCTGAACGGCACGAGCATGGGCACGGGCATGGCGCTGATCTACCAGGACTCCCTGCTGCGCCTGACGTTGTTTTATTCCATCAGTGCTGAAATCATACTGGCGTACACCTATCTTTCCCTGACCGGCGACCGGGTGGAGCGGGAGTTGCGGGACAGCGAGGAACGGTTCAGGAGTCTGGCCGAGAACTCGGCCGATATCATCTGGCAGCTGGACGTCTCCCTGCGCTACAGCTACATCAACGAAGCCGACGTCAGGCTGCGGGGATTCTCCCGTGACGAAGTCATCGGTCGGCCGGTGACCGACTTTCTGACCCCGAAAGGGACGGAACAGGTGCTGGCCGCCAACATCGAACGGCTGCGTCAGGAGCAGATGGGACAGAAGACCGGTCCGCGCCGCTACGAAGCACAGCAGGTGCTCAAGGACGGCAGTTACGTCTGGACCGAAATCCATGCCGTACCGCTCCGCGACAAGCAGGGAAGGATCAGCGGCTATGTCGGGATCACCCGGGATATCAGCGCCCGCAAATCCAACGAACGGCGGCAGGCCGAGCTGCTGTCCCAGGAGCAGCAGGCCCGCGAGGAGCAGGAGCGATTCCTGTCAATGCTCTCGCACGAATACCGCACGCCGCTGGCGATCCTGCAGTCGAACATCGAAATCCTGCGGATGAAGCTGAAGAGCATGCCCGGACATCTGGAGGTGAACCTGGGCAAGATGCAGCGGGCGGTGAACCGTCTGCTGGAGGTGCTGGAGCGGGGCAGGAAGAAGGACGGTTCTGAGTCGAGAATACGGGAGATGGTGCCGGCCGAGCTGCCCATTGCACCGTTTCTGCTTGAAATCCGGGATGAGGCGGTGAACTACTGGGGAGGGGGGACGCTGCTCTTTACCGGCGCGGTGGATGAGCAGCTCACGATCCATGCCGATTGCCAGCTGCTGCGGACCGCCTTGCTCAACCTGTTGGAAAACGGCGTCAAATATTCAGCCACCGGGAGCGTGATCACCTTTGAAAGCCGTTATGACGACACGTACCTTGAGTTTCGGGTGCATAACCGCAGCAAGCGGGCGCTGAGCGTCGAGCCGGAAGAGCTGTTTCGCAAGTACGCACGCGGTCCCAACAGTACCGAGCTGGTCGGCACCGGCGTGGGGTTGTGGCTGGCCCGCCAGATCATCGAGCTGCACGGCGGTATGATCGCGTTTAGCGTCAGTAATTTCCACGACGTGACCGTCACGGTACAACTGCCCAGGTATCGGAAGCACGAAAAGAACGAGGTCCACTATGCAGGTGACAACACCACGAATCGTCCTGGTTGA
- a CDS encoding response regulator transcription factor, with amino-acid sequence MTTPRIVLVEDDADLRESIVEGLELSGFQVVGVGSGREFYCKLAEAGPFTVAVLDVGLPDQSGLVLAEYCRTNTAMGIIMLTAHDSEDDFFRGYEAGCDLYLTKPFPTRVLAQAITRLLERLATASDTPLQEQDSVAAFRNARWTLDRTAWKLITPANEIIGLTSREMQVLTALLEAPGEPVTRDQLQRLLYPRIDEYSGRALDALVRRLRAKTSHAGGEPIPIKTVHAVGYCLSEPFALL; translated from the coding sequence GTGACAACACCACGAATCGTCCTGGTTGAAGATGATGCAGACCTGAGGGAAAGTATCGTTGAAGGCCTTGAGCTGTCGGGATTTCAGGTGGTCGGCGTGGGTAGCGGCCGCGAATTTTACTGCAAGCTGGCCGAGGCGGGGCCCTTTACCGTGGCGGTACTCGATGTGGGGCTGCCGGACCAGTCCGGCTTGGTGCTGGCCGAGTACTGCCGGACCAATACCGCCATGGGGATCATCATGCTGACCGCCCATGACTCCGAAGATGATTTTTTCAGGGGGTACGAGGCGGGCTGCGACCTGTACCTCACCAAGCCGTTTCCCACCCGGGTGCTGGCCCAGGCCATCACCCGCCTGCTGGAGCGACTGGCCACGGCTTCGGATACGCCGCTGCAGGAGCAGGATAGTGTCGCCGCCTTCCGGAACGCCCGTTGGACGCTTGACCGTACCGCCTGGAAGCTGATCACCCCTGCCAACGAAATCATCGGCCTGACCTCCCGCGAAATGCAGGTGCTGACGGCCCTGTTGGAAGCACCGGGAGAGCCGGTCACGCGCGACCAGCTGCAGCGGTTGCTCTACCCCCGCATTGACGAGTATTCCGGCCGGGCGCTCGATGCGCTGGTGCGCCGGCTGCGGGCCAAAACCTCCCATGCCGGCGGCGAGCCGATCCCGATCAAGACGGTTCATGCCGTGGGGTACTGCCTGAGCGAACCGTTTGCCCTGCTGTAA
- a CDS encoding FecR domain-containing protein, with translation MKAAVQCIAGLLLLPALTGGLAGRAEAQTGRMAELRVVSRDSLSGICAKYLQQPEKWRQVARLNRLGNPDLIRPGQTLRLPVEMLKGVAADGTVELLRGRVLVRAPRQGNWRTLTLHDRIVAGSALKTEADSDVEVRFADGTTFTMRENSELTVAQSVEGPLHLLRSLRLSAGKVISRIQSATGRASRYEVETPSVLAAVRGTSYRVALDEALTTRVESLEHAIDVSSQGASLLLPEGTGTVVPVNARPLPPVTLPTPPEPEALAPVYGDRVSTIRFAPVAGAAGYRVLLAEDAEGKRALRTATIAAGEPFTFEGVADGSYFLLATTIDRSGLEGPSSPSRRLTVRRKPLPPSIVQPVPDATVPEMPLKVQWHHVVGATSYQVQVASTPDFSTDVVFAGDNRQTVQIMKELAAGSYWLRARSLAEDGYAGDWSEARAFSMVKSPAPALHKPTADDDNLYLEWEALPGAAAYHLQIARDDSFRNPIVQKTVQETKLVLADDLQPGRYAVRVSGLAAGGAAGGFSTTGVFDVEKKPHYYIETLGAVGGLLLLLLLL, from the coding sequence ATGAAAGCAGCTGTTCAGTGCATAGCCGGTCTGCTGCTGCTGCCGGCACTGACGGGTGGTTTGGCCGGCCGGGCAGAGGCGCAAACCGGTCGCATGGCGGAACTTCGCGTGGTCAGCCGGGACAGCCTGAGCGGTATCTGCGCAAAATACCTCCAGCAGCCGGAAAAGTGGCGACAGGTCGCCCGGCTCAACCGTCTGGGCAATCCCGACCTCATCAGGCCGGGCCAGACGCTGAGGCTACCCGTGGAGATGCTGAAAGGTGTCGCGGCCGACGGGACGGTGGAACTGCTCAGGGGCAGGGTCCTCGTGCGCGCCCCCCGGCAGGGCAACTGGCGGACGCTGACGCTGCACGACCGGATTGTGGCGGGAAGTGCGCTGAAAACAGAGGCCGACAGCGACGTCGAGGTGCGTTTTGCCGACGGCACCACCTTCACCATGCGGGAAAACAGCGAGCTGACGGTTGCGCAATCCGTTGAGGGGCCGCTGCACCTGTTGCGTTCTCTCCGTCTGAGCGCCGGTAAAGTCATATCCCGCATACAATCGGCCACGGGCCGCGCATCGCGGTACGAGGTGGAGACACCGTCGGTCCTTGCCGCCGTGCGGGGCACCAGCTACCGGGTAGCGCTCGACGAAGCCCTGACCACCAGGGTGGAAAGCCTGGAGCATGCCATCGATGTGTCGTCGCAGGGGGCGTCGCTCCTGCTGCCGGAGGGGACGGGAACGGTTGTTCCCGTCAATGCACGGCCCCTGCCGCCGGTCACCCTGCCGACACCTCCGGAGCCGGAAGCCCTTGCACCGGTGTATGGCGACCGGGTCAGCACCATCCGTTTCGCACCGGTTGCCGGAGCTGCCGGCTACCGGGTGCTGCTGGCGGAGGACGCGGAAGGAAAACGTGCGCTCAGAACGGCAACCATAGCGGCCGGTGAGCCGTTTACCTTCGAAGGCGTGGCGGACGGCAGCTACTTTCTGCTGGCCACCACCATCGACCGGAGCGGGCTGGAGGGACCGTCGTCGCCTTCGCGGAGGCTGACTGTGCGCCGCAAGCCGCTCCCTCCTTCCATTGTGCAGCCGGTGCCGGATGCGACGGTTCCGGAGATGCCGCTGAAGGTGCAGTGGCACCATGTCGTGGGGGCAACTTCCTACCAAGTCCAGGTGGCGTCGACTCCCGACTTTTCCACAGACGTGGTCTTTGCCGGCGACAACCGCCAGACCGTTCAGATCATGAAAGAGCTGGCGGCCGGCTCTTACTGGCTGCGCGCCCGCTCCCTGGCCGAGGACGGCTATGCCGGTGACTGGTCGGAGGCGCGTGCATTCTCCATGGTCAAGTCCCCTGCCCCTGCCCTGCATAAACCCACCGCCGATGACGATAACCTGTACCTTGAGTGGGAAGCCCTGCCCGGTGCGGCCGCCTATCACCTGCAAATCGCCCGCGACGATTCATTCCGGAACCCCATTGTGCAGAAGACCGTGCAGGAAACGAAACTCGTCCTTGCGGACGACCTGCAGCCGGGCCGCTATGCGGTCCGGGTTTCGGGCCTCGCTGCCGGGGGCGCTGCCGGCGGATTTTCCACAACCGGCGTCTTCGATGTCGAAAAAAAACCGCATTACTATATCGAGACCCTTGGCGCCGTCGGGGGACTGCTCTTGTTGCTGCTGCTGCTGTAA
- a CDS encoding CHASE2 domain-containing protein, translated as MKKIRFFMLLAMLVAFVATIEGLGLLAGIDAYFYDHFFRLRGSRETSDRVVVVAIDADSLAAFGRWPLPRHRYAALLDRLEHAAVVSFDLLLTEPSADDQQLAAAIRRHGSVILAGHLEQGGGLVEPSALFSPRGIAHVHVEPGVDHVVRELFHSIYRKGVLIPSLSSAVYEADRGRPIPRAAFSGDRDGLVQQDQHRINYYGPAGAFTTVSLVDVLEGRHSPDFFRDRLVLVGVTAPGIVDQVATPFSQLRTRMPGVELHATALNNLLDAGALRDVGQWFETTSLLVFSLLLARLFLAMREQQALLAWCASLILLPSASLALFVAGRWLPPAAFLVSGSAMFAAVYLRRLNTAVRRLDREYAAMVTLLGRGIGGEAGEVRENGGLLSLLSERGINEKIRRQSIMTARLVAMHKKLEALLKTERETLDNQIRFVEMLSHEYRTPLAIIRANLDILELRDTEAPRPFTAYYDKMKRAVSRLTEIMDISLRAERMDGSDNRMQQRHLELTGFVRLLFEESCALWTERTLYLELPEKGEVVIFADAALFKTVLLNLVDNAIKHSPPDEAVSIALQVGTGAAAISVCNRRPCIPAEELERVFDKYYRGRSSANIQGAGLGLYLVRKIVEQQGGTVQLSSSAEVGTRATVTMPLLRTDGEATAPGRHTSS; from the coding sequence ATGAAAAAAATCCGATTCTTCATGCTGCTGGCGATGCTTGTGGCGTTCGTCGCCACTATTGAAGGGCTGGGACTGCTCGCCGGGATCGATGCCTATTTTTACGACCATTTCTTCCGCCTGCGGGGAAGCCGGGAGACTTCGGACCGGGTCGTCGTTGTCGCCATTGATGCCGACTCCCTTGCCGCCTTCGGCCGGTGGCCCCTGCCGCGCCATCGGTATGCTGCGTTGCTGGACCGGCTCGAACATGCCGCGGTTGTCAGTTTCGATCTCCTGTTGACGGAACCGAGCGCTGACGATCAGCAGCTTGCCGCGGCAATCCGCAGGCACGGTTCGGTCATACTGGCCGGGCACCTGGAGCAGGGGGGGGGGCTGGTGGAGCCGTCGGCACTGTTTTCCCCCCGCGGGATTGCCCATGTCCATGTGGAGCCGGGCGTGGACCATGTGGTGCGGGAACTGTTTCACAGCATCTACCGCAAGGGGGTGCTGATCCCCTCGCTCTCGTCGGCCGTTTATGAGGCGGACCGGGGCAGACCGATTCCGCGCGCCGCCTTTTCCGGCGACCGGGACGGACTGGTGCAGCAGGACCAGCACCGCATCAACTACTATGGCCCCGCCGGTGCCTTTACCACGGTATCACTGGTTGATGTTCTTGAAGGACGACACTCACCGGACTTTTTCCGGGACAGGCTGGTGCTGGTGGGGGTAACGGCGCCCGGCATCGTTGACCAGGTGGCCACGCCGTTCAGCCAGTTGCGTACCCGCATGCCGGGGGTTGAACTGCATGCCACCGCCCTGAACAACCTGCTGGACGCCGGCGCGCTCCGCGACGTGGGGCAGTGGTTTGAAACCACGAGCCTGCTGGTATTCAGTCTGCTGCTTGCGCGCCTTTTTCTGGCAATGCGCGAACAGCAGGCCCTGCTGGCCTGGTGTGCCTCCCTGATCCTGCTGCCGTCCGCCTCACTGGCGCTCTTCGTTGCCGGCAGGTGGCTGCCGCCCGCCGCCTTCCTGGTGTCCGGCTCGGCGATGTTCGCCGCCGTGTACCTGCGGCGCTTAAACACGGCGGTCCGCCGCCTCGACCGTGAGTATGCGGCCATGGTGACGCTGCTGGGGCGCGGCATTGGCGGCGAGGCGGGGGAGGTGCGGGAGAACGGTGGGTTGCTGAGTCTGCTCTCCGAACGGGGCATCAACGAAAAGATCCGTCGTCAGAGCATCATGACCGCCCGCCTTGTTGCGATGCACAAGAAGCTCGAAGCGCTTCTCAAGACGGAGCGGGAAACCCTGGACAACCAGATCCGTTTTGTCGAGATGCTCTCGCACGAATACCGGACGCCCCTGGCAATCATCCGGGCCAACCTGGATATTCTGGAACTGCGTGACACAGAAGCGCCCAGACCGTTTACCGCCTATTACGACAAGATGAAGCGGGCGGTCAGCCGGTTGACGGAAATCATGGATATTTCGCTCCGTGCCGAGCGAATGGACGGCAGCGACAACCGGATGCAGCAACGGCACCTCGAGCTGACAGGTTTTGTGCGGTTGCTCTTTGAAGAGTCGTGCGCCCTGTGGACCGAGCGCACGCTGTACCTCGAACTGCCGGAAAAGGGCGAGGTCGTCATTTTTGCGGATGCGGCGCTTTTCAAGACCGTGTTGCTCAACCTGGTGGACAACGCCATCAAGCACTCTCCGCCCGACGAAGCCGTGAGTATCGCCCTGCAGGTCGGCACGGGTGCCGCAGCCATCTCGGTCTGCAACCGGCGGCCCTGCATTCCGGCGGAAGAGCTGGAGCGCGTATTCGACAAGTACTACCGGGGGCGCAGCAGCGCCAACATCCAGGGGGCCGGGCTCGGGCTCTACCTGGTGCGGAAGATCGTGGAGCAGCAGGGGGGAACCGTCCAGCTTTCCAGCAGTGCAGAGGTCGGCACCCGTGCAACGGTGACCATGCCGTTGCTGCGGACGGACGGCGAAGCGACCGCTCCGGGCCGTCACACTTCGTCGTAA